The Shewanella zhangzhouensis genome has a window encoding:
- a CDS encoding peptidoglycan DD-metalloendopeptidase family protein, which produces MTKVITLLKLLPKKHQVILSILLLLTTVTLFFPSEDAEASRQTPVANDNIDFTLPLSQRTPTPPMGQAADIDIAAPNGESVQEAMPSAKASATPSNREVEHFEVSRGDTLAALFQRAGLSSRDVYEITRLPEAKNNLLKIMPGEEIVIMKDDKGEFAELSYRIDGVSTLTVQRTESGYSERIDVKQLTTRTDFAQGKIFSNFWTAAVDAGLNSGQIMDLATVFGWDIDFAQDLQKGDTFALLYEKHYADGEFVRNGAILAAEFINDGKRYTAVRYEDGNYYSESGQSMRKAFLRSPVDFNYVSSNFNPKRLHPVTGQVKAHRGVDYVAAIGTPIKAAGAGKVIEAGYNQYNGNYVFIRHNGTYTTKYLHLNKRRVKKGDSVKQGQIIGTLGKTGRVTGAHLHYEFIVNGVHRNPRTIDLPKAESISKKELAKFSRISKDLMAKISFNKQQQLALAPEGKQTP; this is translated from the coding sequence ATGACAAAGGTTATTACGCTTCTCAAGCTGCTCCCCAAAAAGCATCAGGTCATTCTGAGCATTCTTTTATTGTTAACCACAGTCACCCTGTTTTTCCCCTCTGAGGATGCCGAAGCCTCACGGCAAACCCCGGTAGCCAACGACAATATCGACTTTACCCTGCCCTTGTCACAGCGCACCCCCACGCCGCCAATGGGGCAGGCCGCAGACATAGACATAGCCGCCCCAAACGGTGAAAGCGTGCAGGAAGCCATGCCAAGTGCGAAAGCCAGCGCCACGCCATCCAACCGCGAAGTGGAGCATTTTGAAGTCTCCAGGGGGGACACGTTGGCCGCCCTGTTTCAGCGTGCAGGACTCTCCAGCCGCGATGTTTACGAAATCACCCGGCTGCCGGAGGCCAAAAATAACCTGCTGAAAATCATGCCCGGGGAAGAAATTGTCATCATGAAAGATGACAAGGGTGAGTTTGCCGAGCTCAGTTACCGTATCGACGGGGTGTCGACTCTCACGGTGCAGCGCACCGAATCCGGATACAGCGAGCGAATCGATGTAAAGCAGCTGACCACACGAACCGATTTTGCCCAGGGCAAAATTTTCAGCAATTTTTGGACAGCAGCCGTGGATGCAGGCCTCAACAGTGGCCAAATCATGGATTTGGCCACTGTGTTTGGCTGGGACATCGACTTCGCCCAGGATCTGCAAAAAGGCGATACCTTCGCCCTGCTCTATGAAAAGCACTATGCCGATGGCGAGTTTGTGCGAAATGGTGCCATTCTGGCGGCTGAGTTTATCAACGACGGTAAACGCTACACCGCCGTGCGCTACGAAGACGGTAACTACTATTCCGAAAGTGGCCAGAGCATGCGCAAAGCCTTTTTGCGATCGCCGGTGGACTTCAATTACGTCAGCTCCAATTTCAATCCCAAGCGCCTGCATCCGGTAACAGGTCAGGTCAAGGCCCACAGGGGCGTTGATTATGTGGCCGCCATTGGCACACCGATTAAAGCCGCCGGCGCGGGCAAGGTGATAGAGGCTGGTTACAATCAGTACAACGGCAACTATGTCTTTATTCGCCATAACGGCACCTACACCACCAAGTATTTACACCTGAACAAGCGCAGGGTGAAAAAAGGTGATTCGGTAAAACAGGGGCAAATTATCGGAACGCTCGGAAAAACCGGCCGGGTAACCGGGGCTCACCTGCATTACGAATTTATCGTCAACGGGGTACACAGAAATCCCCGCACCATTGACCTGCCTAAAGCAGAATCCATCAGTAAAAAAGAGTTGGCTAAATTCAGCCGCATCAGCAAGGATTTGATGGCTAAAATTTCCTTTAACAAGCAACAGCAACTGGCGCTGGCGCCAGAGGGCAAGCAGACTCCATGA
- a CDS encoding anhydro-N-acetylmuramic acid kinase: protein MSQSLFIGLMSGTSMDGVDAVLVDFDTPSPKLIATHTEAIPEHLFKGLQRLCQPGQDEVNRLGRLDRSVGSLFAKAVNNLLASSGIDKSQVVAIGSHGQTVRHMPNLEVGFTVQIGDPNTIAAETGIDVIADFRRKDIALGGQGAPLVPAFHQQIFAKADKRRVILNIGGIANITWLPGNAEAVLGFDTGPGNTLIDGWIQQVRQQAFDQDGAFAASGKTDNALLAQLLSHPYFMQPYPKSTGRELFNNAWLEQQLEKFGYLDEADIQSTLLDLTCHSIAADILKLSNSGELFVCGGGALNIELMNRLQALLPGFTMTTTSALGVDPKWVEAIAFAWLALRHHQGLPANLPAVTGAKREAVLGARFPAA, encoded by the coding sequence ATGAGCCAATCTTTGTTTATCGGACTCATGTCCGGCACCAGTATGGACGGCGTGGATGCCGTCCTGGTGGATTTCGACACCCCCTCCCCCAAACTCATCGCCACCCACACAGAAGCCATTCCGGAACACCTGTTCAAAGGGCTTCAACGTTTGTGCCAGCCCGGCCAGGATGAAGTGAATCGGCTGGGGCGACTCGACCGCAGCGTTGGCAGCCTCTTTGCCAAGGCCGTCAACAACCTGCTTGCCAGCAGTGGCATAGATAAGTCCCAGGTTGTGGCCATTGGCAGCCATGGTCAAACCGTCAGGCACATGCCCAACCTCGAGGTAGGGTTCACGGTGCAAATCGGCGACCCCAACACCATTGCCGCCGAAACAGGTATCGACGTGATTGCGGATTTTCGCCGCAAAGATATCGCCCTCGGTGGTCAGGGAGCACCGCTGGTCCCGGCATTCCACCAGCAGATTTTCGCAAAAGCAGATAAACGCCGGGTGATCCTCAACATAGGTGGTATCGCCAATATCACCTGGTTGCCGGGCAATGCAGAGGCGGTTCTTGGATTTGATACCGGGCCGGGCAACACCCTGATAGATGGCTGGATACAGCAGGTAAGGCAGCAGGCTTTCGATCAGGACGGCGCCTTTGCCGCCAGTGGTAAAACCGATAATGCGCTCTTGGCCCAATTGCTGTCACATCCGTATTTTATGCAGCCATACCCCAAGAGCACAGGTCGTGAGCTTTTCAATAACGCCTGGCTGGAGCAGCAACTGGAAAAGTTTGGCTACCTCGACGAGGCCGATATTCAGTCAACTCTGCTGGACTTAACCTGCCACAGTATCGCGGCGGACATACTGAAGCTGTCAAACAGCGGAGAGCTGTTTGTATGCGGTGGTGGCGCCCTTAATATTGAGCTGATGAACCGCCTGCAAGCTCTGTTACCCGGGTTCACCATGACCACCACATCAGCGCTTGGGGTCGACCCCAAATGGGTTGAGGCCATCGCCTTTGCCTGGCTTGCCCTGCGCCATCATCAGGGACTGCCAGCCAATTTGCCCGCCGTCACAGGGGCAAAACGGGAAGCCGTACTCGGCGCGCGTTTCCCGGCGGCGTAA